From Nitrospirota bacterium, a single genomic window includes:
- a CDS encoding sodium:alanine symporter family protein encodes MTSLTELTGTLAGYVWGIPSIVLLVGTGLYLTMRLRFIQLRGFKHSIQLISGKYDRAGDPGEVTHFQALSTALSATIGTGNIAGVATAIAFGGPGAVFWMWITALVGMATKYTSCTLSLKYRVIHPDGEVSGGPMYTLKNGLGMPRTGAVFAVFALIASFGIGNMVQANSVVDGLSFVIPRASEFKLVLGVIMAMAVGLVIIGGIRRIAGVASRIVPFMAIAYCASALFILFLNMDKIPAAFMTIFNHALNPWAAGGGALGAALQYGVARGVFSNESGLGSAPMAHAAARTKEPVREGLVAMIGPFIDTIVICTMTALVIIVSGAWGDARPEALQGAALSAYAFQQSLGQAGAWIVGFGLVFFAYSTIIAWSYYGDRSAEFLFGERAVMPYRIIYTVLVVVGAYVPLKLVWNFADIANMLMAVPNLISLILLAGLVKELGSEYFKRMNP; translated from the coding sequence ATTACATCACTGACTGAACTCACCGGCACCCTGGCCGGCTATGTGTGGGGAATACCCTCAATCGTGCTCCTTGTCGGCACCGGTCTTTACCTCACAATGCGCCTCCGTTTCATCCAACTGCGCGGGTTTAAACACTCCATCCAGTTGATATCCGGTAAATACGACAGGGCTGGCGACCCGGGTGAGGTCACCCACTTTCAGGCACTGTCCACTGCATTATCAGCAACCATCGGCACAGGCAACATTGCAGGTGTGGCTACAGCCATAGCCTTTGGCGGCCCCGGTGCGGTCTTCTGGATGTGGATCACGGCCCTGGTCGGCATGGCAACCAAGTATACCTCATGCACCCTCTCCCTCAAGTACCGTGTTATCCACCCTGATGGTGAGGTATCGGGCGGCCCCATGTACACCCTGAAGAACGGCCTCGGCATGCCCCGCACAGGGGCTGTCTTTGCGGTCTTTGCACTTATTGCATCATTCGGCATAGGAAACATGGTCCAGGCAAACTCTGTTGTGGACGGTCTCAGCTTTGTCATTCCACGGGCTTCTGAATTTAAACTCGTCCTTGGAGTCATCATGGCTATGGCGGTCGGCCTTGTTATCATTGGCGGCATCAGGCGTATAGCCGGTGTTGCCTCGCGTATCGTCCCCTTTATGGCCATTGCCTACTGTGCCTCGGCCCTCTTCATCCTGTTTCTGAATATGGATAAAATCCCGGCAGCCTTTATGACGATCTTCAACCACGCGCTTAACCCGTGGGCAGCCGGGGGCGGGGCTCTCGGTGCTGCACTTCAGTACGGTGTAGCGCGCGGTGTGTTTTCGAACGAGTCAGGGCTTGGCTCTGCCCCAATGGCGCATGCCGCAGCACGAACCAAAGAGCCCGTGCGTGAGGGCCTTGTTGCCATGATAGGGCCGTTTATCGATACCATAGTCATATGTACCATGACCGCCCTTGTAATCATTGTTTCAGGGGCGTGGGGAGATGCAAGACCGGAGGCCCTTCAGGGCGCGGCACTGTCGGCATATGCCTTTCAGCAGTCTTTGGGACAGGCAGGGGCATGGATCGTAGGGTTCGGCCTTGTCTTCTTTGCATACTCCACAATCATAGCATGGTCATACTACGGTGACCGCAGCGCTGAATTCCTCTTTGGAGAGCGGGCCGTAATGCCTTACCGTATCATCTATACAGTGCTTGTCGTGGTGGGGGCATACGTGCCGTTAAAGCTCGTGTGGAATTTTGCCGATATTGCAAACATGCTCATGGCAGTACCGAACCTCATAAGTTTAATCCTGCTCGCCGGACTTGTTAAGGAACTCGGCAGCGAATATTTCAAGCGAATGAATCCCTGA
- a CDS encoding CARDB domain-containing protein — translation MKVKHIQIIKNCLLLCLLAVVAGCIPTKPDLVPKGLFFDSDNVLNVSFKNEGDGEVPANKGNLVIYIDGRSVGGYSFSNLADQSFRTPNGSLTIRTNFRMSGSNRRIAVFIDSENEVNESNEFQNTLSRTMTPPAKNGPDFIVSNLYTDSDNKLKIVVKNIGPANSPSNLEVRMRVIVNESVAADLTPTLPSLTAGGGETIITPNPPIVISPNSNVRVLLNTNHLFDEIDNTNNVREEILPSGPSIVPYATLLSQPKIKTNIIWEGSGGIKNYPSWTASRKADLNNAILRLEKGEPQALSTPPALLSGGYISASDAWQIYIAHIAQSLWIEVHGAVSWHLVDFPDEQLAYLLDSRKLMTYHPVTNKYKFNSYLMGAITAWNPRISYEVVSNLKMIKSTQLETIYALTNWMRGHLIHISGSDDYTEQYGYPGPPPADKVLYPLEGKRHKTAGCWGTSGLYGAVLRSVNIPVERADINLNNGTHSRPVFPSVDRSMPHGDDVYTATLTPSGAVIPTSKIFYTLAQMTTKFISPAVDCVSGECNTVGEQASYNAGKDHLQLAYDYMADYILYQYAQYGADYLNDSLRGPRIGGSVHEFVKPYFTDAERTAMVSAVETKVKEIGNGNLETGKSKVIARWNRFQQNK, via the coding sequence ATGAAGGTAAAACATATCCAAATTATTAAAAATTGTTTGCTGCTCTGTTTGCTCGCTGTGGTTGCAGGTTGTATACCAACGAAACCAGATTTAGTACCGAAAGGTCTGTTCTTTGACTCTGATAACGTGCTTAATGTGTCTTTTAAGAATGAAGGTGATGGAGAAGTTCCAGCAAACAAAGGAAATTTAGTAATCTACATAGATGGTCGCTCGGTCGGTGGATACAGCTTCTCTAATCTTGCTGACCAATCGTTTCGCACTCCTAATGGTAGCCTGACCATTCGTACCAACTTTCGAATGAGTGGAAGCAACCGTCGCATTGCTGTTTTCATAGACTCAGAAAACGAAGTTAACGAGTCAAACGAATTCCAAAACACACTGTCTCGCACTATGACACCTCCGGCGAAAAATGGACCAGATTTCATTGTTAGCAACCTTTATACAGACTCTGACAATAAACTGAAAATTGTAGTTAAGAATATTGGCCCTGCAAATTCTCCATCAAATCTTGAAGTGAGAATGAGAGTAATTGTTAATGAGAGTGTGGCTGCAGATCTTACTCCAACTTTGCCATCTCTGACAGCAGGAGGAGGTGAAACAATTATTACCCCCAACCCACCTATCGTGATTAGTCCTAACAGCAACGTTCGTGTATTATTAAATACCAATCATCTCTTTGATGAAATCGATAATACTAATAACGTGCGGGAAGAGATACTCCCCAGCGGTCCGTCAATAGTACCTTACGCAACACTTTTGTCTCAGCCAAAGATTAAGACCAATATTATCTGGGAAGGCAGCGGGGGTATTAAAAACTACCCATCTTGGACCGCAAGCCGGAAGGCCGACCTCAACAATGCAATATTGAGGCTGGAAAAAGGGGAACCTCAAGCACTCTCCACACCGCCTGCTTTGTTGAGCGGCGGCTACATTTCAGCATCAGATGCTTGGCAGATTTATATTGCCCATATAGCTCAATCGCTGTGGATTGAAGTGCATGGAGCAGTATCTTGGCACTTGGTTGATTTTCCCGATGAACAGCTTGCATATTTACTTGATAGTCGCAAATTGATGACTTATCATCCGGTCACAAACAAGTATAAGTTCAACAGTTATCTTATGGGTGCGATTACAGCTTGGAATCCCCGAATCTCCTATGAAGTCGTTTCCAATTTGAAAATGATTAAATCAACTCAGCTTGAGACAATTTATGCGCTTACCAACTGGATGAGGGGGCATCTAATTCATATCTCAGGTAGTGATGATTACACTGAGCAGTACGGTTACCCGGGACCCCCGCCTGCAGACAAGGTACTATACCCTCTTGAGGGCAAGCGTCATAAAACAGCGGGTTGTTGGGGTACATCAGGTCTCTATGGCGCAGTATTAAGAAGTGTGAACATACCTGTAGAACGTGCTGACATTAACCTAAACAATGGAACTCATAGTCGTCCAGTCTTTCCCTCTGTGGATAGAAGCATGCCGCATGGGGATGATGTTTATACAGCTACCCTTACTCCGTCCGGGGCTGTGATACCAACGTCGAAAATATTCTATACCTTGGCCCAGATGACCACGAAATTCATAAGCCCTGCTGTGGACTGTGTCTCAGGCGAATGCAATACCGTTGGTGAGCAGGCTTCTTACAATGCTGGGAAAGACCACTTGCAACTTGCTTACGACTACATGGCAGATTATATCCTATACCAATACGCCCAATACGGTGCCGATTATCTTAATGATTCATTGCGCGGACCGCGGATTGGTGGTTCTGTTCATGAGTTTGTTAAGCCTTATTTCACCGATGCCGAAAGGACTGCTATGGTTAGTGCAGTGGAAACCAAGGTTAAAGAAATTGGAAACGGTAACCTTGAAACAGGCAAAAGTAAGGTGATTGCAAGATGGAATCGTTTTCAACAGAACAAATAG